The DNA segment GGGCTGGTTGCCAAAATTGTTGACACGCCAAAAGCGTTTGTTTCACCTAAATTTGTCCCGTTGCGAATCTCATAGGGATGTTTTGCTGCGAATGCTTAGGAAATATGAATAAAAAAGGAACGTTGGTCAAAAAAACAAACGGGATATATAAAATTACCCATACTTTTCACCTAAACCCAAAGAGGGTAGTATAGTATTGTACGCTTTCATTTAAATTAAATACAGAATGTGCGGAATAACCGGATATATAAATACCAATTCTGGTGCCATAAAGGATACAACGAGGATATTGTCGATGTTAAAAGTTCAGCAGCACCGTGGGCCTGACGATACTGGAATTCGCGCAATAAGTCTTGACAATAGCCAATCGCAGGAACTGAGTAATATGGAACCGGTTACCGTGGAAAATGGTTTTGAGGGGGTTGTGGGATTTAATCGTCTTAGTATCATGGATTTGTCAGCTAATGGACATCAGCCTATGGCGAGTCAGGACGGACGTGTTATTCTTGCTTTTAACGGAGAAATTTATAATGCTTTTGATTATAAAAAAGAATTGGAAGCTTGGGGCTATCGTTTTAAAAGTAATACAGATACGGAGGTTGTTCTGGCATTGTATCTTAAATATGGATACGTTGGGATGTTGAATAAGCTAAATGGTATGTTTGCTATTGTGATAGCTGACTTACCAAAGAAAGAACTGTATATCGCCAGAGATCGTTTCGGAATCAAACCTATGTACTATGTGAACACAGGATCAGTGTTTGCCTTTTCTTCTGAGTTAAAGAGTTTTAAGTATTTGGATGGATATTCTTTTAGTTTGAATAATGCTAAGTTAGACGAGTATTTATTGTTTCGAAATACAATTAATGACACCTTATTTGAGGGAATAAACTCCTTAAAAGCAGGGCATTATCTGAAGTATAAGTCAGGTGAAAGTCTCCAGCTTAAGAAGTATTTTGATATAGATCAGTACGATCGGGTAGAGGAAAGTAGTAGTAATTTGTGCGAGGTTCAAAAAAAGTTGGAGACCTGGTTACACCGTAGTGTGCAAAGTCAGTTGATGAGCGATGTTAAACTGGGTTGTCAACTCTCGGGGGGGGTGGATTCTTCTCTGGTTACTTGGCTGGCCAATAAAAATAAGAACGATTTCGAATCAGTGTCCATCGTATTTGATGATGAACGTTTTTCGGAGGAAAAGTATGTTGATGAGGTAAGAGATAAATTAAATATACCTGCTCGTAAGTTTTTGTTGGATTCAGATTATTATCTGGATCATTTGGAGAATGCGACCTGGCACCTAGAATCACCGCTTAATCATCCCAATACCATTGGTATTTATAAGCTGTCGCAAAGAGCCAAGGATTATGTAACCGTATTGTTAAGTGGAGAAGGAGCTGATGAGGTTTTTGGTGGGTATGAACGGTTTAATGAGATAAAGTATCCGTATTCAGGGATGAATATTTTGCGAGAGATAAAAAATAATAGGCGAAACCCCCTTGCTGTGTTCGATTATTTTAGTGCAGAGAACAGAGCTGTTATGGCTACTGCTTTTATGAAGCCCTTGATGGCTCAGCAGCTATGTCCTGACTTTAATGTTAAACATGCGGCGCAGGATAGAAAAGATATATATGCGCAGTTGTCCGGATCTCGTTTCGACCGACAAGTTAAGTATGAACTCTTATCGTATTTACCCGACCTCTTGATTCGACAAGATAAAATGTCGATGGCGCACTCAATTGAAAATAGAGTGCCCTTCCTTGATAATGAGGTGGTAAGTCGTTCGTTTAGCATACCTGAAAATTATTTACTGAACCGTAAGAATGGCAACGGAGTGAATACCGAGAAATACCTACTGAAGAAAATGACTGCGGATGTGTTTGGTAATGATTTTGCATTTAGGAATAAAATGGGCTTTGGTATACCGCTTAAGGAATTCTTTTCTCAAAATAAATTTAATGAATATTTAAACCACAAAGTATTACCTGGTGTGAAAAATCGGGGGATATTTAGTCCTCAGCTGATTAGTAAATGGGTGGCTAATGTGAATGGACTTAAACCCAGTGAATTGGATGCGTTGTGGGTTGTCATCGCCTTTGAAACTTGGGCTTCCGTTTACTTAGACGGAAATTATTAGCAATGCGTATTGGTGTAACATCATTTTTCAGTAATGGATAATAAGAGTATATGAAACGAACATGTGAAATTTAATTATTCAATTTTCCACACAGGGGAATGATTGATTTTTTTTGTGAGTTCCATATGACCTTTGAAAGAAAAATATAAATATATGAAAATAGGCATACATAGCGCTTTAGGTTCATTTAGCGAACGTTGGATTCCTTATTGTGAATCTAAAGGAATCGACTATAAATTGGTTGATTGCTATAGCACTAATATAATTGACCAATTAGCTGATTGCGATGCCTTGATGTGGCATTTTAACCATAAAGGAGCCAAGGAAAGTAAGTTTGCAAAACAGCTTTTATTTTCTGTTGAAAAAGCAGGTAAAGTGGTGTTTCCTGATTATGAAACGGTTTGGCATTTTGACGATAAGGTAGCTCAGAAGTATTTATTGGAAGCTATTGATGCTCCATTGGCTCCTGCTCATGTGTTTTATAGTAAAAAAGATGCGAAACGGTGGATCCGTCAAACCAGCCTGCCTAAAGTTTTTAAGTTGCGTAATGGAGCGGGCTCAGATAATGTGCGACTGGTTCGCTCTGTGGAGGAAGCCAATCGCTTAATCAATAAGGCATTCGGAAAGGGTTTTAAGCAGTACGATGCCTGGGGTAACCTTAAAGAACGTTTCCGTCTGTTTAGGTTGGGGAAAACCAATTTATGGGATCTTACCAAAGGGTTTGTACGTTTCTTCTATCCTACCGAATATGCTCGGCTGACGGGAAAGGAAATGGGCTATGTTTATTTTCAGGATTTTATACCTAAAAATGATTGCGATATAAGGGTCTGTGTGGTTGGTGATAAAGCTTTTGCCATTAAACGAATGGTGCGCGAAAATGATTTTAGGGCTTCGGGTAGTGGTTTTATTTTGTACGAAAAGGAACATTTTAATGACGAAACCATACGTTTATCTTTTGATGTAGCTCATAAACTGGGGGTGCAATGTATGGCTTTTGATTTTGTGTTCATGGAAGATAAGCCATTGATTGTTGAAATAAGTTATGGATTTGCCAAGGAGGGTTACGACGATTGTACCGGGTATTGGGATCATGATTTGACTTGGCATGCAGGGAAATTTAACCCATATGCATGGATGGTGGATGACGTTATCAAAGCTGTTAGTAGAAACGAGGTAGGTATCCTGAAAGAGAATCACTCAAAATTTTAATATTATAGCTAAGTAGATATCATGGCGCTGATTAAAAAAAAAATATGTCTGGTTATTCATTCTTTACAGGCAGGAGGTATGGAGAGGGTGATGTCTGAGTTAGCATCCTATTTCTCGGCCCAAAGCGATGTAGAAACGCATTTGATTTTGTATGGTTTGAACCGTGAAATATTTTACGAGATACCTCCTAATGTTGTTTTACATATACCTGAATTTGATTTCGATAATAAAAAAAGATTGTTGTCGACTCTTAAAACTATTCGCTATTTAAGAAGGGAAATTAAAGGGGTAGACCCATCTGCTGTTCTTAGCTTTGGTGAGCATTGGAATAATTTTGTTTTGATATCTATGTTGGGGCTTAAGCTACCCGTTTTTGTATCTGACAGAAGTCAGCCGGATAAAAGTCTGGGTAAGATGCAGGATTTTTTACGAAAGAAATTATATCCCACAGCAAAAGGCATTATTTTACAGACGGAGAAAGCCAAAGAAATATTCCTCAAAAGAAACTATCATCGTAATATAGCGGTGATTGGTAATCCCATACGTAAATTTGATATGCCACAACAGAAGATTGAGAGAGCGCATATTGTTATTATGGTGGGAAGACTTATTGATAGTAAAAATCAGGATAAATTGATAGAAGTGTTTGCTAAAGTAGATGCGCCTGATTGGAAATTAATGATTGTTGGCTATGATCATTTGAAGCAACGTAATATGGAAAGACTTAAAAAGTTAGCGAACGATTTAGGAATTGGCGATAGAGTTATTTTTACGGGAAAGCATGATCATGTGGAAGAGCTCTACCTCCAAAGCTCAATTTTTGCTTTTACTTCAAGTTCTGAAGGTTTTCCCAATGTTATTGGAGAAGCAATGGCGGCAGGCCTTCCTGTGGTGGCTTTTGATTGTGTGGCAGGCCCTTCTGAAATGATTGATGATGGTCAAAATGGTTTTTTGGTGCCCTTGTTTGATTTACATGCTTTTCAGGAGAAACTGACATTACTCATCTCTGACCCCATATTACGTGATAAATTGGGTGAAAATGCCCATAAAAGTATTCAAAGGTTTTCAAAGGATAGGATTTGTAAAGAATTTCATGATTTTATGTGGAGCTAGTCATGAATTAACCTTGTGTGTTACATGGGTATTGGTGTTTTTCTAATAGACCTATGGTGAGTTGTGCTAACAAGTAAGATGCTTGTTTGAATTTAAAAAATATTATATGAAGGTATTAATCATTGGTTCTAAGGGTTTTATTGGTCATCATTTGGTACAGTATTTTAAAGAAGTAGGTCACAGCGTTTGGAAGGCAGATGTGGTAGTTGATTATGCCGATGTGGATCGTTATTTTTTAATTGATGTATCCAATTCTGATTATAATACGGTATTTCATTACGAAAAATATGATCTCTGTATTAATTGTTCGGGGGCTGCAAGTGTGCCAGATTCTTTAAAAAACCCAATGAGGGATTATTATTTGAATACGGTAAATGTGTTTAAAATTCTTACGGCTATCAACCAATTTCAACCCGAGTGTAAGTTTATAAACCTGAGCAGTGCTGCTATTTATGGAAACCCTGAAAGTTTGCCTATTCATGAGAGCGCAGCTACGAAGCCCTTGTCTCCTTATGGTTTTCATAAGTTTCAGGCAGAGCAGATCTGCCAGGAGTTCCATAGTTTCTTTCAGCTAAATACTTGCTCATTACGCATCTTTTCGGTGTACGGCGATGGATTAAAAAAACAATTGTTTTGGGATCTGTATAACAAAGCTGTCTCTGGTAATCCCATTGAATTATTTGGAACAGGTGAAGAATCGCGTGATTTTATTCATGTAAGAGACCTAGCTCGTGCCATTGAGATGGTAGCCAATACTTCTGCGTTTAACGCTGATGTGATTAATATTGGGAATGGGGTGGAAGAGAAAATTAAAGATGTTGTAGCTATGTTTTTTGACTGTTTTGATCACGAAATTGATTATTCATTTTCGGGGCAGGTGCGTAAGGGAGATCCTATTAATTGGAAGGCTGATATTCATCAATTAAAATCCTATGGGTATAAGGCGACTATTGATATGAAAGAAGGACTGCAAGCTTATCATGCATGGGTAACTGCTTTTAAAAAGAACGTAACTGAATGAGTGTAAGTAAAAAATATGAGCGTATGAAAATTTCAACAGGCGAAAATCGGCTAAGACTTGGGTTATTGTTTAATTTTCAGCCATCATGGATGGGAGGGATAACCTATATTATCAATATAGTTAAAACGCTCAATTATTTAAATGATGAGGATAAGCCAGAAATTTATTTATTGGTTAGCAAGGACCTTGAGAAATATTTAAGTGAGATTTCTTATCCTTATCTTCATGTGGTTAAATGGAATCATACTTCTGTCGCAAAAGGTTTTTTGAAGTCATGGCTAAAAGGTAAAAATATTTTTATTGATGATATTATTGATGCGTATCGCTTGGATGCCATATATCCGGTTAGAGATTGTCCGGTTAAAAGTACCACTAAAGCCAAAGTGATTGCTTGGTATGCCGATTTACAGCATAAATTTTATCCAGAGTTTTTTACGCAAACAACTATTTTACACCGAAATATCCGTCTTAAATTTATGTTGCGGAATACAGATATGATGGTTGTTTCCAGTCAAGCGGTACGTGACGATTTTCAAACGCTTTTCAAAAGGATGGAGAAAGTTAATTTTCAGGTTTATCATTTTGTGTCTATTATGGATGGACTTGAAGCACTTGATTTTCAGTCGTTGAAAGAAAAATACCAACTTCCTGAAAAATATTTTATGGTAGCCAATCAATTTCATAGGCATAAAAACCATAAAGCCGTATTACTGGCATTGGTTAATCTTAAAGCAAAGGGTATTATTCAGCATATAGCTTTTACCGGAAGATTTCCTTCGGCATCTAACTCTGCCTATATGGCGGAGCTGCATCATATTATTGATGATAATCACCTGCATGACCAAATTAGTATGTTGGGTATGATCCCTCGAAATGAGCAGATTAGTCTGATGAGTCGTAGTCAGGCAGTGATTCAACCCAGTCTTTTTGAGGGATGGAGTACGGTGATTGAAGATGCCAAATCGTTGCAGGTACCTGTTATTGCTTCGAATATTAAAGTGAATAAGGAGCAGCTAGGTGAAGCGGGAGATTTTTTTGAACCCCATAATTCCAATGAGCTGGCCGATATACTTAAAAACTATCCCGATCGTAATTGGGATGCGAAATTTTACGATGATCATAATATCAGAATAAAAGATGCAGCGCAAATATTGTTGGATATATTCAAAAAATAATTGTTTGAGGTGTGGGCAATAAAAATAAATTAAAGCGCATTGCCATTATTAACCAGGATTCTGGTTATTTAATGATTGATATAGCCAATGAATACCATAAAAAAGGTTATGAAACCACACTGGTGGCAGGTAGAATTGTACAGCGGGATGTTGTGCTTAATAAAGGGATAAAGGTTTGGAAAATACTAAGGTACAACCGAAGTTCAACGATTAAACGTTTATTAAGTTGGATCGGAGGAACCATTCAAATCCTTTTCTTAATCTGGTTCAAATTCAGGAATATGCATTTGCTGATCGTCAGCAATCCTCCTTTGGCTCCACTTTTATCCTTATTGGCAAATAATAGATATTCCCTGCTTATTTTTGATGTTTATCCAGATGCATTGGCTGATTATGGCTTTGTGAAGCGCGATTCTATGATTGTAAAAATGTGGACCAAAGCCAATAAAAAAGCCTATAAACACGCATTTAGGGTATATACCCTTAGCCCGGGAATGTGTAAGGCTTTGGAAAAATATGTTGAGTCAGATAAAATTGATTTAGTACCTCTATGGACCAATAATGTGTTTCTTAAACCCATTAAAAAAGAAGATAATCTGTTTGTCAAAAAATATAAACTAGAGGGAAAGTTTATTGTTCTCTATTCTGGGAATTTTGGCTATTCTCATCAGGTAGACTTATTGGTAGAACTTGCATCAAAAATAAAAAAGAATAATGTGATGTTTGTCATGATTGGGGGAGGAGCAATGGAAATGGAAATTAAGCGAAAAGTAAAAAGCAATCAAATGGATAATTGCCTGATACTCCCATGGCAAGAAGTAGATATGTTGCCCTATTCATTGTCGTCAGCCGACTTGTCTGTGGTTACATTAAGCGAGAAGGCTGCATCCGTGGCTATCCCCAGTAAAATATTTAATTATATGTCGGTGGGCTCACCAATTTTAGGCATTACAGCTAAAGGTTCAGATTTAGAAAAATTAATTGTAAATTATAAGATGGGTAAGTCGTTTCAACCTTGTCAATTGGATGAAATACTGCAGTTTATTGAGGCATTGTCTGCTCATCAAGCTATGGTAAGTGAGTATCGTATTAAATCATTGCAAGCATCTGAATTTCATACTTCAAAAAATACCGAATTAATAACGCAATATGATGTATAAAAAAGTACTTAAACCGTTGATAGATTTCTTGTTGGCTCTCATAGCTTTCTTCTTTTTAATTCCGGTTTTTATCGTTGTCTATGTGGCTATTAAATTGGACTCTAAAGGACCGGCTGTTTTTAAGCAAAACAGATTGGGGCTTCATGGTAAGGTGTTTACTGTTTATAAGTTCCGATCTATGGTGACTGATCAAAGTGATATTAAAAAGTCATCTAAAGTTTATGAAGATGACCCCCGTATTACTAAAGTGGGTGCATTTATCCGAAAGACAAGTATAGACGAATTGCCTCAGGTACTTAATATACTAAAAGGGGATATGAGCTTTATAGGGCCAAGGCCTCCTGTTCCTCATTTTCCTAAAAAATATGCTGAATATAATGATTTTGAGAAACAACGTTTCATGGTGAAACCGGGGATAAGTGGCTTGGCCCAAATAAGATGTCGTGAAATACATGACTGGGATATCAATATTCCCATTGATGTAGAATATGTTCATCATTATTCGTTTTTATATGATGCCAAGTTATTCCTGGCCTCCTTTATGGTTTTTTTTAAACATGACAATATATATCGTAAATCCTAATACATTATTATGAGTTGTAATAAAATAATTGGTATCCATCAACCTAACTATTTGCCTTGGTTAGGTTACTTCTATAAGATTTATCAATCAGATATATTTGTTTTTTTGGATGATGTGCAATATTCAAATCAAGGGATGCACAACTATACTTATCTTAAAACTTCCAATGGTTCTTTCAGATTGAAATTTCCCGTCAACCAAAAGCATGGCGACCGTATTGACATGGTGACTTCCAAAGATCAGATCAATTGGAAGAAAAAGCACCAGGATACCATTGCTATGAATTATAAGAAAGCACCTTATTTTGAGCAGGTATACAATGACTATACAAATATACTGCTCAACGACTACAAAGATATTGTAGCGCTAAACGCTGCTTTCATTCAGTTTTTTTCTAAAAAACTGGGGTTCAAAACGCAGTTTGTACGTTCGTCGGAGTTAGGAATAGAAGCCAGTAAAACAGAAAAAATATTGGGTATTTGTGCTGCGTTGAAAGGCGATGTCTATTATTCTGGAACGGGAGCTAAGGCTTATCAGAATAAGGAAGATTTTGATGCACAGGGTGTTGAGTTGAGATACTCTGTGTTTAAACCAGTTGAATACCCACAATTATGGAAAGATTTCCAATCAAATGTTTCGGCACTTGATTTTTTTATGAATTGTGGTTATGATTTTAGCTTGATATTAAAGGCACAGGAAGAACAAAAAATAGATCAATAATGGAAATAGGTAGTTTTATTGGCTTAGATCTGGAAGGAACAGGAGAGTATTACAATAATCAGTTGGGTATGGCTCGGCTAAATTCGGCACGGGCAGGTATTTATCATGCATGCAAATTATATCATTGTACAACTGTTCATTTACCATATTATTTATGTCCTTCGGTTCATCAATATTTGAGCGAGCATGGAATAGTAACCCAAAAGTATTATTGTAATGATCGGTTTGAACCGATGGGGGTAAAGCCTAAAGAAAATGAAGCTATTATTGTTGTTAACTATTTTGGTATTATCGCCCATAAAAATATGCAAAAGGTAGCAGATAGATATAAAAATGTGATTGTGGACAATTCAGCTGCATTTTATGCAAGCCCCATAGATGGGTGTTATAATATCTATTCTCCTCGTAAATTTTTTGGTGTTCCTGATGGCTGTTATGTCATTGGCGATTGTGCCTCTAAAGGAATCGTACAATATGATGAGGACTATTCCTCTGAAACGGCGTCGTTTTTATTTAAAACCATTGAGTTTGGCACCAATGCGACCTATCAGGAGCGAATGAAAAATGAACAGCGAATTGATCAGTCAGCGCCTTTGAGGATGTCGCAGCTAACTCATACTTTATTGAAAAATATCAACTACGCAAGGATCGGAAAAAAAAGGGTGGAAAATTTCATGTATGCCCATTTCATGTTTAGTAAAATAAACAAGATTGATCCCTTGATGCTTTTAGATAAATCATGTGTGCCCATGGTTTATCCTTTGGTGATTGAATCTGCAGATTTGGACAAGAAACTTCGTGAACATAATATCTATGTGGGTCGTTTATGGAATAATGTGTTGAAAGAAGTGGCCATGGATACTTTTGAAGCCCACATGTCTAAGTTTATGATTCCTCTACCAATTGATCAGAGGTATAGCAGAAAAGAGATGAATTTTATTTATGAAGTGGTAACAGATATTCTAAAGGAAGAGTGATGACCAATACCCTGTCATTACAATACAGTTGTGGTAGAACCGTTTTTATTAAACTCCGAGGGTGCATGAAAACTTCGTAAAAGAGTTTTTAAAGTATTTTCTAGTGTAAAATAATGTCGATGAAATAAATTGATAAATACTGATTTATCTGCGTGGATAGATGGTTGTATTTATGAAGCGTTTCATCGGGTAATTGAAAAATATATATTAAAGATGGATAGTGCAATAACATCACCGCAAAAAGTAATTTATGCAAAACATTTAAAGGATGATTTCGGGATAAGTGTTGTCTCCATACCGAATATAGATGCACATGAATGGGATGCTTTCTTAAACAAGACGCAAGAGTCTAGCTATTTTTCTACTTCAGCATGGTGGAAAACATTTAAAAACGCTTATGTCTTGCAAGTGAGAAATAAAAATAGGGAGCTGGTAGCAGGAATTCCATTTAGAATATTAGAGGTAATACCTATTATAGGAAAGTTTTTTAAATTTTCATGGTGTGATTCTTCAGTGCTCGTTACGGATACGTATTCACAAAAAGATGCCTATACACTTAAAAAGATGGTGTTTTTAAAACTGGTTTCATTTCTGAAAAAGAGGAACGTGATTGTGCTGAATGTCTCGTCTAAGTCTGTTTCGCATGATAAAGAGTTATTTTTAGAATTGTTTGATTCATCCACAAAGTGTGCTACCATTGTCAATGATATTACTTTAAGCGATGATGATTTATATGCTAGCTTTAAAAAAGGTAAAAGATATGCCATTCGCAAAGCGCTAAAGAACCAAGTTGAAGTAAAAGTAAAGGAAGGTGAAGATGCTTTTTCTTTGATTGCTGATTATTGCCATCTGCAGGAGAAAATGTTTGCGCATAAAAGTGCTTATTATAGTCGTATTTACTATAAATCAGCTCGTTATTTAAAAAATATATTGAGTCATTCACCGCGGTCATACGTTGCCATAGCGTATTATCAGGGACAGCCTGTGGCCGGTAATATTATGGTTTCGCATAAAGATATGATTTATGCATATCTGGGAGCCTCCGATAATGAGTTAAATAGAGCCACAGATGGTTCTTCTTTGTTGGAGTTTGAAATGATGAAGTTTGCTCGTGATAAGGGGTTTAAACAGTATGATCTGGTTGGTATTACCATAGAAAAACCGGATAAATCGGATCCTTTGTATGGTATTTACTCTTATAAAATTGGATTTGGCGGTGAGATACGTCAATATGATAGTTGTGGATATTCCATTCGTAAGCGAAGGTATTTGTTTGTATGGTGGTTGCGAAAATTTGAAACAAACCCCTTGGCTTTGAAAATTTATCAGGCCATAAATCGAAATCATCATATCAATGACAATGATACGTGAAAGGTGATTAGGTCCTGATATAGCATTTATAAACCATCGTTGGGATAGGAAGTGTATTGTTGAATGAGATCGTAAATGTTATTCTATGGAGCAAAGATTGACCATAAGAAATAGTGCACATGAGCTGGTGGCTGTTCTTCCTTTTCGCTTGTTGTCTATGATGCCTATTGCTGAACGTTTTTTTAGAACATGTTGGCTCGATTCTTCGGTTTTGGTAAACGCTTCGTTGCTCGAAGATGAACAGCATCAATTAGAAATGTGATACGAAAAGCTCAAAACTTAGGGGTGGAAGTTAAAAAGGAGTTTGGAGGCGAATATCAGGTGTTTGACTGTTCTAGTTTTGTGATCCAAAAATACCGGTATAAATTGGTTTGGCGTCTTCGAAAACTTGAGAATCATTCATTGGCTAAATGGGTGTATAAAATGCTAAAGAAAAAAGAATATAATTAGCCTGATTTATTTCTGAGTAGGTTAGGTTAGATAATACTATACTTTTATGACACATAATATTTTGATTGTAGCTCCTCATCCCGACGATGAGGTATTGGGTTGTGGTGGATTGATAAAAAAGAAATCCTTATTAGGGCATCATGTGTACGTGTTGGTGGTTACACGTGGATCTGCAAAACGATACAGTGAGGAGAAAGTGCTAAACGTGCGGGAAGAGGCCAAGAAGGCTCACCGAATTTTGGGAGTGAAAGAGACTATCTTTCTTGATTTTCCAGCACCAGATCTGGATCTGGTTTCCAAGGCTGATATGTCAGGTGAGATTTCTAAGGTTATTCAGCAGTATAAAATACACGAATTGTTTTTGCCACACAGGGGAGATATTCATCACGATCATCAAGCAGTATTCAATGCTGGCCTGGTGGCTGCCAGACCTGTACAGGGTAATACAGTAAAAAAGCTGTATGCATACGAAACTCTATCGGAAACAGAATGGGCTGCTCCTTTTGCATCAGATATTTTTGTACCCACTTATTTTGTGGATGTTAGCAATGAATTCTCATTTAAGTTAAAAGCCATGGAGGAGTTTAAAAGTCAACTGAGAGCCTTCCCTAATTCAAGGTCACTTGAAGCTATCTCTTCATTGGCTAAATACAGGGGATGCACTGTTGGTTATCGTTATGCGGAAGCCTTTATGGTAGTTCGTATAATAGAATGATGAATTGG comes from the Saccharicrinis fermentans DSM 9555 = JCM 21142 genome and includes:
- a CDS encoding glycosyltransferase family 4 protein; protein product: MKISTGENRLRLGLLFNFQPSWMGGITYIINIVKTLNYLNDEDKPEIYLLVSKDLEKYLSEISYPYLHVVKWNHTSVAKGFLKSWLKGKNIFIDDIIDAYRLDAIYPVRDCPVKSTTKAKVIAWYADLQHKFYPEFFTQTTILHRNIRLKFMLRNTDMMVVSSQAVRDDFQTLFKRMEKVNFQVYHFVSIMDGLEALDFQSLKEKYQLPEKYFMVANQFHRHKNHKAVLLALVNLKAKGIIQHIAFTGRFPSASNSAYMAELHHIIDDNHLHDQISMLGMIPRNEQISLMSRSQAVIQPSLFEGWSTVIEDAKSLQVPVIASNIKVNKEQLGEAGDFFEPHNSNELADILKNYPDRNWDAKFYDDHNIRIKDAAQILLDIFKK
- a CDS encoding WbqC family protein; its protein translation is MSCNKIIGIHQPNYLPWLGYFYKIYQSDIFVFLDDVQYSNQGMHNYTYLKTSNGSFRLKFPVNQKHGDRIDMVTSKDQINWKKKHQDTIAMNYKKAPYFEQVYNDYTNILLNDYKDIVALNAAFIQFFSKKLGFKTQFVRSSELGIEASKTEKILGICAALKGDVYYSGTGAKAYQNKEDFDAQGVELRYSVFKPVEYPQLWKDFQSNVSALDFFMNCGYDFSLILKAQEEQKIDQ
- a CDS encoding sugar transferase gives rise to the protein MMYKKVLKPLIDFLLALIAFFFLIPVFIVVYVAIKLDSKGPAVFKQNRLGLHGKVFTVYKFRSMVTDQSDIKKSSKVYEDDPRITKVGAFIRKTSIDELPQVLNILKGDMSFIGPRPPVPHFPKKYAEYNDFEKQRFMVKPGISGLAQIRCREIHDWDINIPIDVEYVHHYSFLYDAKLFLASFMVFFKHDNIYRKS
- a CDS encoding ATP-grasp domain-containing protein, translated to MKIGIHSALGSFSERWIPYCESKGIDYKLVDCYSTNIIDQLADCDALMWHFNHKGAKESKFAKQLLFSVEKAGKVVFPDYETVWHFDDKVAQKYLLEAIDAPLAPAHVFYSKKDAKRWIRQTSLPKVFKLRNGAGSDNVRLVRSVEEANRLINKAFGKGFKQYDAWGNLKERFRLFRLGKTNLWDLTKGFVRFFYPTEYARLTGKEMGYVYFQDFIPKNDCDIRVCVVGDKAFAIKRMVRENDFRASGSGFILYEKEHFNDETIRLSFDVAHKLGVQCMAFDFVFMEDKPLIVEISYGFAKEGYDDCTGYWDHDLTWHAGKFNPYAWMVDDVIKAVSRNEVGILKENHSKF
- a CDS encoding NAD-dependent epimerase/dehydratase family protein, with translation MKVLIIGSKGFIGHHLVQYFKEVGHSVWKADVVVDYADVDRYFLIDVSNSDYNTVFHYEKYDLCINCSGAASVPDSLKNPMRDYYLNTVNVFKILTAINQFQPECKFINLSSAAIYGNPESLPIHESAATKPLSPYGFHKFQAEQICQEFHSFFQLNTCSLRIFSVYGDGLKKQLFWDLYNKAVSGNPIELFGTGEESRDFIHVRDLARAIEMVANTSAFNADVINIGNGVEEKIKDVVAMFFDCFDHEIDYSFSGQVRKGDPINWKADIHQLKSYGYKATIDMKEGLQAYHAWVTAFKKNVTE
- a CDS encoding glycosyltransferase family 4 protein, with protein sequence MALIKKKICLVIHSLQAGGMERVMSELASYFSAQSDVETHLILYGLNREIFYEIPPNVVLHIPEFDFDNKKRLLSTLKTIRYLRREIKGVDPSAVLSFGEHWNNFVLISMLGLKLPVFVSDRSQPDKSLGKMQDFLRKKLYPTAKGIILQTEKAKEIFLKRNYHRNIAVIGNPIRKFDMPQQKIERAHIVIMVGRLIDSKNQDKLIEVFAKVDAPDWKLMIVGYDHLKQRNMERLKKLANDLGIGDRVIFTGKHDHVEELYLQSSIFAFTSSSEGFPNVIGEAMAAGLPVVAFDCVAGPSEMIDDGQNGFLVPLFDLHAFQEKLTLLISDPILRDKLGENAHKSIQRFSKDRICKEFHDFMWS
- the asnB gene encoding asparagine synthase (glutamine-hydrolyzing), translating into MCGITGYINTNSGAIKDTTRILSMLKVQQHRGPDDTGIRAISLDNSQSQELSNMEPVTVENGFEGVVGFNRLSIMDLSANGHQPMASQDGRVILAFNGEIYNAFDYKKELEAWGYRFKSNTDTEVVLALYLKYGYVGMLNKLNGMFAIVIADLPKKELYIARDRFGIKPMYYVNTGSVFAFSSELKSFKYLDGYSFSLNNAKLDEYLLFRNTINDTLFEGINSLKAGHYLKYKSGESLQLKKYFDIDQYDRVEESSSNLCEVQKKLETWLHRSVQSQLMSDVKLGCQLSGGVDSSLVTWLANKNKNDFESVSIVFDDERFSEEKYVDEVRDKLNIPARKFLLDSDYYLDHLENATWHLESPLNHPNTIGIYKLSQRAKDYVTVLLSGEGADEVFGGYERFNEIKYPYSGMNILREIKNNRRNPLAVFDYFSAENRAVMATAFMKPLMAQQLCPDFNVKHAAQDRKDIYAQLSGSRFDRQVKYELLSYLPDLLIRQDKMSMAHSIENRVPFLDNEVVSRSFSIPENYLLNRKNGNGVNTEKYLLKKMTADVFGNDFAFRNKMGFGIPLKEFFSQNKFNEYLNHKVLPGVKNRGIFSPQLISKWVANVNGLKPSELDALWVVIAFETWASVYLDGNY
- a CDS encoding glycosyltransferase family 4 protein, whose protein sequence is MGNKNKLKRIAIINQDSGYLMIDIANEYHKKGYETTLVAGRIVQRDVVLNKGIKVWKILRYNRSSTIKRLLSWIGGTIQILFLIWFKFRNMHLLIVSNPPLAPLLSLLANNRYSLLIFDVYPDALADYGFVKRDSMIVKMWTKANKKAYKHAFRVYTLSPGMCKALEKYVESDKIDLVPLWTNNVFLKPIKKEDNLFVKKYKLEGKFIVLYSGNFGYSHQVDLLVELASKIKKNNVMFVMIGGGAMEMEIKRKVKSNQMDNCLILPWQEVDMLPYSLSSADLSVVTLSEKAASVAIPSKIFNYMSVGSPILGITAKGSDLEKLIVNYKMGKSFQPCQLDEILQFIEALSAHQAMVSEYRIKSLQASEFHTSKNTELITQYDV